A genome region from Pseudoalteromonas tetraodonis includes the following:
- the fliH gene encoding flagellar assembly protein FliH, translating into MSHSKGRPLHADEADELLKNWPIPDVAPDERSFRNRSTAYGTPLAELYRKEIAKEQVEEPEEPELPSLTMVELERIRQDAYEEGLKQGHEQGYIDGFDKGVTEGKEAGYKEGVELGKTQGQEDVKPLIDEQLTSLRGLLDSLSDPLKKVDEQAEKQLVQLATMLSEAIIYQEVKTSPDIILHTLKKSIDALNAEQEKVRIHLHPDDLSLIKTSYGEQAIEDNHWQLIAEPTLERGGCEVKTTLSSLDMTLKTRVKETLDSFLHNSGI; encoded by the coding sequence ATGAGTCACTCTAAAGGTCGCCCATTACATGCAGATGAAGCTGATGAGTTATTAAAAAATTGGCCAATTCCTGATGTTGCTCCCGATGAGCGAAGCTTTCGCAATCGCTCTACGGCTTATGGCACACCCTTAGCCGAGCTATACCGTAAAGAAATAGCAAAAGAACAAGTAGAAGAACCGGAAGAACCAGAGCTGCCTTCATTAACTATGGTAGAGCTGGAGCGTATTCGCCAAGATGCCTACGAAGAAGGCCTTAAACAAGGGCACGAACAAGGCTATATAGATGGCTTTGACAAAGGCGTAACCGAGGGTAAAGAGGCGGGTTACAAAGAAGGTGTAGAGCTGGGTAAAACACAAGGCCAAGAAGACGTTAAACCCTTAATTGATGAGCAGTTGACCAGCCTGCGTGGCTTACTAGATAGTTTAAGCGACCCGCTTAAAAAAGTGGACGAACAAGCAGAAAAACAGCTGGTACAGCTAGCCACTATGCTCAGTGAAGCGATTATTTATCAAGAAGTAAAAACATCACCTGATATTATTTTACATACTTTGAAAAAAAGCATTGATGCACTTAATGCAGAACAAGAAAAAGTTCGAATTCATCTTCATCCAGATGACTTATCGCTGATAAAAACCAGTTATGGCGAACAAGCTATTGAAGATAATCATTGGCAATTAATTGCAGAACCCACTCTAGAGCGGGGCGGTTGTGAAGTTAAAACAACGTTATCATCTTTAGATATGACCTTGAAAACCCGTGTCAAAGAAACGTTGGATAGCTTTTTGCATAACAGTGGTATCTAA
- the fliE gene encoding flagellar hook-basal body complex protein FliE — MKIQNSALFQEMQSMAAEATRSNQVNNLPTQVQSTSTAQFGDMLSNALNTVHELQQDTGQKVKAVENGDRSVSLAEAMIASQKSSVAFEATVQVRNKLVESYKEIMNMPV, encoded by the coding sequence ATGAAAATTCAAAACAGTGCTTTATTTCAAGAAATGCAATCAATGGCTGCGGAGGCCACACGTAGTAATCAAGTTAATAACTTGCCAACGCAAGTGCAATCAACCTCTACAGCACAGTTTGGTGACATGTTGAGTAATGCCCTTAATACAGTGCATGAACTTCAGCAAGACACAGGACAAAAAGTAAAAGCGGTAGAGAATGGCGACAGAAGCGTATCACTTGCTGAGGCTATGATTGCTTCGCAAAAGTCTTCTGTGGCATTTGAAGCTACGGTACAGGTTCGTAATAAGCTTGTTGAGTCTTATAAAGAAATTATGAACATGCCTGTTTAA
- the fliG gene encoding flagellar motor switch protein FliG has translation MTDQEQKQLPQAFDVDKLDGVDKAAILLLSLTEEDAAQILKHLEPKQVQKVGMAMAAIDDLSQAKISAVHNLFIEQIQSFSTIGFQSEDFIKKALTAALGEDKAASLIDQIVMGSGAKGLDSLKWMDSKQVANIIRNEHPQIQTIVLSYLEPEQSAEILAQFPEKVRLDLTMRIANLEEVQPAALQELNEIMEKQFAGQAGAQAAKMGGLKAAADIMNYLDTNVEGQLMDSIREHDEEMSQQIQDLMFVFENLMDVDDRGIQAILREVPQDVLMKAIKGTDDALKEKILGNMSKRAAEMLADDLEAMAPVRISEVEAAQKEILSTARRLSDSGEIMLGGGGGEEFL, from the coding sequence ATGACTGATCAAGAACAAAAACAACTACCTCAAGCGTTTGATGTTGATAAACTTGATGGTGTAGATAAAGCCGCAATATTATTGCTGAGCTTAACTGAAGAAGATGCAGCGCAAATCCTCAAGCACTTAGAGCCAAAACAAGTGCAAAAGGTCGGTATGGCTATGGCAGCAATCGATGATTTGTCGCAAGCTAAAATTAGCGCGGTTCATAATTTGTTTATTGAACAAATTCAAAGCTTTAGTACGATTGGTTTTCAGTCTGAAGACTTCATCAAAAAAGCACTTACAGCCGCATTAGGTGAAGATAAAGCCGCCAGCTTGATAGACCAAATAGTGATGGGCTCAGGCGCTAAAGGTCTTGATTCATTAAAATGGATGGACTCTAAACAGGTGGCTAACATTATTCGTAATGAGCATCCACAAATTCAAACAATTGTTCTCTCTTACCTAGAGCCTGAACAGTCGGCTGAAATTTTAGCGCAATTTCCTGAAAAAGTGCGTCTCGATTTAACCATGCGTATTGCTAATTTAGAAGAAGTACAACCGGCAGCATTGCAAGAATTGAATGAAATTATGGAAAAACAATTTGCCGGTCAAGCGGGTGCACAAGCTGCGAAAATGGGTGGCTTAAAAGCTGCGGCAGATATCATGAACTACCTCGATACAAATGTTGAAGGGCAGTTAATGGATTCAATCCGTGAGCATGACGAAGAAATGTCGCAACAAATTCAAGACTTAATGTTTGTCTTCGAAAACTTAATGGATGTAGACGACAGAGGCATTCAAGCAATCCTGCGTGAAGTGCCGCAAGATGTATTAATGAAAGCCATTAAAGGGACCGACGATGCCCTTAAAGAGAAAATTTTGGGTAACATGTCAAAACGTGCTGCTGAAATGCTTGCTGATGATTTAGAGGCTATGGCTCCTGTGCGCATTAGTGAAGTAGAAGCGGCGCAAAAAGAAATTTTATCAACAGCACGTCGCCTTTCTGATTCAGGTGAAATTATGCTTGGTGGTGGCGGTGGTGAGGAGTTCTTATAA
- a CDS encoding DNA-3-methyladenine glycosylase I, which translates to MKEEAQYRCPWLDTTKPDYVEYHDHEWGVPVYDDQLLFEFLTLESAQAGLSWYTILKKRENYKNAFANFDVHKVAAFTEHDIEKLMQNAGIVRNRLKIVATINNAKCFITIQEEFGSFSDYQWRFVGNKPQVNDLETLADYPAVTEASTLFAKDLKKRGFKFLGPTTVYAYMQACGMVNDHSNNCFRKEEVKKLGLKVKG; encoded by the coding sequence ATGAAAGAAGAAGCTCAGTATCGCTGTCCATGGTTAGATACAACAAAACCTGACTATGTAGAATATCATGATCATGAATGGGGCGTCCCTGTGTATGACGATCAACTACTTTTTGAGTTTTTAACATTAGAATCGGCACAAGCAGGACTCAGCTGGTATACCATATTAAAAAAGCGTGAGAATTATAAAAATGCCTTCGCCAACTTTGATGTACACAAAGTAGCGGCCTTTACTGAACACGATATAGAAAAATTAATGCAAAATGCGGGCATAGTTCGCAACCGCTTAAAAATTGTCGCAACAATTAATAACGCAAAATGCTTTATTACTATTCAAGAAGAGTTTGGCAGTTTTAGTGATTATCAGTGGCGATTTGTTGGTAATAAACCTCAGGTAAACGATTTAGAGACGCTTGCGGATTACCCTGCAGTTACTGAGGCATCGACGTTATTTGCAAAAGATTTAAAAAAGCGCGGTTTTAAGTTTTTAGGCCCAACCACAGTGTATGCCTACATGCAGGCCTGTGGAATGGTTAACGATCATAGTAATAATTGCTTTAGAAAAGAAGAAGTTAAAAAGTTAGGGTTAAAGGTTAAAGGTTAA
- the fliS gene encoding flagellar export chaperone FliS produces MAHASINKYRQITVSSVKEMTPYDQVKLVFVNIVGKLSAAKGFIERKELEKKGNAISDCIVLLGALQQVLNFEDNNEVSTNLDSLYDYCQRCLLTANLENNIDKIDEVITLIKEIKSGWEAIPFEQREPQL; encoded by the coding sequence ATGGCTCATGCATCAATCAATAAATACCGTCAAATAACAGTTAGCAGCGTTAAAGAAATGACTCCCTACGACCAAGTTAAACTCGTGTTTGTAAATATTGTTGGCAAGCTCTCTGCTGCAAAAGGATTTATTGAACGTAAAGAGTTAGAAAAAAAAGGCAACGCAATCTCTGATTGTATTGTGCTACTTGGTGCGTTGCAGCAAGTGTTAAATTTTGAAGACAATAATGAAGTATCAACTAACTTAGACTCTTTGTATGACTACTGCCAGCGTTGCTTATTAACTGCAAACCTTGAAAACAACATTGATAAAATTGATGAAGTAATTACCTTAATTAAAGAAATTAAGTCAGGCTGGGAAGCAATTCCATTTGAACAAAGAGAACCACAACTGTAA
- the fliF gene encoding flagellar basal-body MS-ring/collar protein FliF, protein MAQSNQSTDLALADGMMDQSENEDQQEQKSGYFSALGGVDVLRQITLIVALAICLAIAIFVIIWARQPDMRPLGKMQTEELIETLDFLDAQKIDYQLDGNVVSVDETEYQNIKLLMTREGLDQGPTSGSDIIMQDMGFGVSQRLERERLKHGREQQLARTIEELNNVTRAKVLLAIPKENVFARREKKPSATVVLTLKRGRSLDGEEVDSVVDMIASAVQGLEPSRVTVTDQNGRLLNSGSQTSLAARSRKEYDIERKREQEYLEKIDSILIPVVGLGNYTAQVDLSMDFSAVEETQKRYNPDLPAVRSETTFEENNIGGLAVGIPGALTNQPPVNSTIPEDAMAGGAGTATSPSRTHKEATRNYELDTTISHKRQQTGVIRRISVSVAVDYLPTVGENGETTMTPRSVEALSNIRRLLQGGVGFDMQRGDALEVVTVPFVREDSALDFELPLWEQDWFMKMMRLVLGALVIIVLILAVVKPMLKRLIYPDNTLEEYDEDSLSSGVDLGDSTLDMLNNDFDSASVGFSSDGTLRLPDLHGDEDLLKAVRALVANEPELSSQVVKAWLTEDD, encoded by the coding sequence GTGGCGCAATCTAATCAATCTACAGATCTGGCACTTGCTGATGGCATGATGGATCAAAGTGAAAACGAAGATCAACAAGAGCAAAAATCAGGCTATTTCAGTGCCCTTGGCGGTGTTGATGTTTTACGTCAAATTACCCTGATTGTTGCATTAGCTATTTGTTTAGCCATTGCTATTTTCGTTATTATTTGGGCTCGTCAGCCAGATATGCGCCCTTTAGGTAAAATGCAAACTGAAGAGTTAATAGAAACACTCGACTTTTTAGATGCACAAAAAATTGACTACCAACTTGATGGCAATGTGGTCTCGGTGGATGAAACTGAATATCAAAATATCAAGTTATTGATGACCCGTGAAGGTTTAGATCAAGGGCCTACATCAGGTAGCGACATTATTATGCAAGACATGGGGTTTGGGGTAAGCCAACGTTTAGAGCGTGAGCGCCTTAAACATGGCCGTGAGCAACAACTTGCCCGTACTATAGAAGAGCTAAATAATGTTACTCGCGCCAAAGTATTGTTAGCGATTCCCAAAGAAAATGTGTTTGCCCGTAGAGAGAAAAAACCCTCTGCAACTGTTGTACTTACTCTTAAACGCGGTCGCTCTCTAGATGGCGAAGAAGTTGACTCGGTTGTTGATATGATAGCTTCAGCGGTACAAGGGCTTGAGCCTTCGCGCGTTACTGTGACCGATCAAAATGGTCGTTTATTAAATTCAGGCTCGCAAACCTCTTTAGCTGCACGCTCACGTAAAGAATACGATATAGAACGTAAACGTGAGCAAGAATACCTAGAAAAAATCGACAGTATTTTGATCCCCGTGGTTGGATTAGGTAATTACACCGCACAAGTAGATTTAAGTATGGACTTTAGTGCGGTAGAAGAAACACAAAAACGTTACAACCCAGATTTACCTGCGGTAAGAAGTGAAACGACCTTTGAAGAAAATAATATTGGTGGCCTAGCGGTTGGTATTCCAGGCGCGCTTACTAATCAGCCACCAGTTAACTCAACTATTCCTGAAGATGCGATGGCGGGCGGTGCAGGCACTGCAACCTCACCGAGTAGAACTCACAAAGAAGCCACTCGTAACTATGAACTCGATACCACTATTTCACATAAGCGTCAGCAAACTGGAGTGATCCGCAGAATAAGCGTCTCTGTTGCGGTTGATTACCTGCCTACGGTGGGTGAAAATGGTGAAACAACTATGACGCCACGCTCGGTTGAAGCCCTGTCAAATATTCGTCGCTTGTTACAAGGTGGCGTAGGCTTTGATATGCAACGTGGCGATGCACTTGAAGTAGTGACCGTACCATTTGTTCGTGAAGACTCAGCGCTTGATTTTGAGTTGCCTTTATGGGAACAAGATTGGTTTATGAAAATGATGCGCTTAGTATTAGGTGCACTGGTTATTATTGTACTGATTTTAGCTGTCGTTAAACCTATGCTTAAACGCTTAATCTACCCAGATAATACACTTGAAGAATACGATGAAGATTCTCTTAGTTCAGGTGTTGATCTTGGTGACAGCACATTAGATATGCTAAATAATGACTTTGATTCTGCTTCAGTTGGCTTCTCAAGCGATGGTACACTACGCTTACCAGACCTACACGGCGACGAAGACTTACTCAAAGCGGTTCGTGCCCTTGTAGCCAATGAACCAGAACTATCATCACAAGTAGTGAAAGCGTGGTTAACAGAAGATGACTGA
- a CDS encoding sigma-54 dependent transcriptional regulator, translating into MILILDNNNNRSIGLYASLTFIGEAVQLQTEADFEQACSHYQNKECIVVLGALQSLDHESLIKRYPTFPFLLIGETLKPLLSLANVVGLICEPFTHEITTQLLHDCQQYQRMLPHEHKNNKEKSTFDGLVGETKAVKDLRFLITQVAKTDANVLILGESGTGKEVVARNVHLLSKRNKGPFVPVNCGAIPAELLESELFGHEKGAFTGAISARKGRFELAQGGTLFLDEIGDMPLQMQVKLLRVLQERSYERVGGTKAIQADVRVIAATHRDLENMIEKGSFREDLYYRLNVFPIESPSLAQRAEDIPLLLKELMRRVNEQSGTTAKFTERAIDSLKEHSWPGNIRELANLVERMVIMFPDKVVDVPDLPNKYRYIEVEAYEPQYPEELMERDAFNDIFSGGFSEDEIDLEDDFAQAAPGLLPDEGIELKEYLAELEINLITQALERFDYVVARAAEVLGVRRTTLVEKMKKYNLSRD; encoded by the coding sequence ATGATCTTAATTTTAGATAATAATAACAATCGCTCTATTGGATTATACGCATCGCTTACTTTTATTGGTGAGGCTGTACAGTTGCAAACAGAAGCTGACTTTGAACAGGCATGCAGCCACTATCAAAACAAAGAATGTATTGTGGTGTTAGGTGCTTTGCAGTCTTTAGATCACGAAAGTTTAATTAAACGATACCCAACATTTCCTTTTTTACTAATTGGTGAAACGCTTAAACCTTTGTTGAGTTTGGCTAATGTTGTGGGGTTGATATGTGAGCCATTTACTCATGAAATAACCACACAGCTGTTACACGACTGTCAGCAATATCAGCGCATGTTGCCGCATGAACATAAAAATAATAAAGAGAAAAGCACCTTTGATGGTCTTGTTGGTGAAACCAAAGCGGTAAAAGATTTACGCTTTTTAATTACGCAGGTTGCTAAAACCGATGCTAACGTACTTATTTTAGGTGAGTCGGGCACAGGTAAAGAAGTGGTTGCCCGTAACGTACATTTGCTCTCTAAGCGTAATAAAGGGCCTTTTGTTCCGGTAAACTGTGGGGCTATTCCTGCTGAGCTATTAGAAAGTGAACTATTTGGTCATGAAAAAGGCGCGTTTACTGGGGCTATTTCAGCACGGAAAGGCCGTTTTGAATTGGCGCAAGGTGGTACGCTATTTTTAGATGAAATCGGCGACATGCCACTACAAATGCAAGTTAAGTTACTGCGAGTGCTTCAAGAGCGTAGTTATGAGCGTGTTGGTGGTACCAAAGCGATCCAAGCTGATGTGCGTGTGATTGCTGCAACCCACCGTGACCTTGAAAACATGATAGAAAAAGGCTCATTTAGAGAAGATTTATACTATCGCTTAAATGTTTTTCCTATTGAGAGCCCATCTCTTGCTCAACGTGCGGAAGACATCCCTTTGCTACTTAAAGAGCTTATGCGCCGTGTAAATGAACAAAGCGGTACTACGGCTAAGTTTACAGAGCGTGCTATTGATAGTTTAAAAGAACATTCTTGGCCGGGTAATATTCGCGAGCTGGCGAACCTTGTTGAACGAATGGTTATTATGTTCCCAGACAAGGTGGTTGATGTTCCTGACTTACCTAATAAATATCGCTACATTGAAGTTGAAGCCTATGAGCCACAGTACCCAGAAGAACTGATGGAGCGTGATGCATTTAATGATATTTTTAGCGGCGGATTTAGTGAAGATGAAATAGATCTAGAAGATGACTTTGCTCAGGCCGCACCTGGTTTATTGCCCGATGAAGGTATTGAGCTTAAAGAGTACTTAGCTGAGCTTGAAATTAACTTAATCACACAGGCATTAGAGCGCTTTGATTACGTTGTCGCCCGTGCTGCTGAAGTACTTGGCGTAAGGCGAACCACACTGGTCGAAAAAATGAAAAAATATAACTTGTCTAGGGATTAA
- the fliJ gene encoding flagellar export protein FliJ: MAKNKLHLLLRLENEKEETLRMSYLQANQNLQVNQQKLQGLNDFRLEYTQQLHIKGQSGLSSAGFSQYHAFIAKIEEAIRQQASTVNTAKQVVSQRKTLWLKQQVKAKAVAKLIEKQQIKADMLAAKSEQKMLDEFSSNQFYQRHKAL, from the coding sequence ATGGCAAAAAATAAACTGCATTTGTTGCTCAGGCTTGAAAACGAAAAAGAAGAAACGTTACGCATGAGCTACTTGCAAGCTAATCAAAATTTGCAAGTAAATCAGCAAAAGCTGCAGGGCTTAAATGACTTTCGACTTGAATACACGCAGCAACTTCATATTAAGGGGCAGTCGGGTTTATCAAGTGCCGGATTTAGTCAGTATCATGCATTCATTGCTAAGATTGAAGAAGCGATACGTCAACAAGCAAGCACTGTTAACACTGCAAAGCAGGTGGTTAGCCAGCGTAAAACCTTGTGGTTAAAGCAACAAGTAAAAGCGAAAGCGGTTGCTAAGTTAATTGAAAAACAACAGATAAAAGCGGATATGTTGGCCGCTAAAAGTGAGCAAAAAATGCTCGATGAATTTTCCTCTAATCAGTTTTATCAAAGGCATAAAGCACTATAA
- the fliI gene encoding flagellar protein export ATPase FliI, whose translation MSVSDTSLSERLSQYQRHIKIPAPAVAGVLTRVVGLTLEAKGLRAPVGSQCKIETMNGFVDAEIVGFNDQTLYLMPNDHISGVLPGARVIPQVNDTGLPVGMSLLGRVVDGLGRPLDGLGKINAEHTLKFAQNAINPLARRPISKPMDVGVRAINSVITVGQGQRMGLFAGSGVGKSVLLGMMTRGSEADVIVVGLVGERGREVKEFIEEILGVEGRKRSVVVAAPADASPLMRLKGCESAVTIAEYFRDQGLNVLLLLDSVTRYAMAQREIALAVGEPPATKGYPPSVFAKLPALVERAGNGGEGQGSITAFFTVLSEGDDMQDPIADAARAILDGHIVLSRDLADSGHYPAIDIEKSISRVMPQVVSESHMQQARVLKQVYSMYQQNKDMITLGAYQKGSDQMLDQAINMMPRVNAFLQQGMRDVISYDDGLQGLAQLLGQA comes from the coding sequence ATGTCTGTGAGCGATACTTCATTAAGCGAACGCTTATCTCAATACCAACGGCATATTAAAATTCCAGCGCCTGCAGTCGCGGGAGTTTTAACGCGTGTGGTTGGTTTAACACTGGAAGCCAAAGGTTTGCGCGCTCCGGTAGGCAGCCAATGTAAAATTGAAACAATGAACGGCTTTGTTGACGCTGAAATTGTTGGATTTAACGATCAAACTTTGTATTTAATGCCTAACGACCACATTTCAGGCGTACTGCCTGGTGCGCGAGTTATCCCCCAAGTTAATGACACAGGTTTGCCTGTTGGCATGAGCTTACTTGGTCGAGTGGTAGACGGCTTAGGCAGACCTTTAGATGGCTTAGGTAAAATTAATGCAGAACATACACTCAAATTTGCTCAAAATGCAATAAACCCTCTTGCAAGACGCCCCATTAGTAAGCCTATGGATGTGGGGGTACGTGCTATTAACTCGGTGATTACTGTCGGCCAAGGCCAGCGCATGGGCTTATTTGCAGGCTCTGGTGTGGGTAAATCAGTATTATTAGGCATGATGACCCGAGGCAGTGAAGCCGATGTGATTGTAGTGGGTTTAGTCGGTGAGCGTGGTCGAGAAGTAAAAGAATTTATTGAAGAAATACTGGGTGTTGAAGGGCGTAAACGTTCAGTTGTTGTTGCAGCCCCCGCTGATGCCTCACCATTAATGCGATTAAAAGGCTGCGAAAGTGCGGTAACCATTGCAGAGTATTTTCGAGATCAAGGCTTAAACGTATTGTTATTACTCGACTCGGTGACGCGTTATGCTATGGCACAGCGTGAAATCGCGCTGGCTGTAGGTGAGCCCCCTGCAACAAAAGGCTACCCACCTTCAGTATTTGCTAAATTACCTGCGCTGGTGGAAAGAGCGGGTAACGGCGGGGAAGGACAAGGCTCTATTACTGCCTTTTTTACCGTACTGAGTGAAGGCGATGACATGCAAGACCCGATTGCTGATGCTGCACGTGCCATACTTGACGGACATATTGTTTTATCGCGTGATTTAGCCGACAGCGGCCATTATCCTGCCATTGACATAGAAAAATCGATTTCTCGAGTTATGCCTCAAGTGGTGTCTGAGTCGCACATGCAACAAGCTCGGGTGCTTAAGCAAGTGTATTCAATGTATCAACAGAACAAAGATATGATCACCTTGGGCGCTTATCAAAAAGGCAGTGATCAAATGCTCGATCAGGCAATAAACATGATGCCACGAGTGAACGCATTTTTACAACAAGGGATGCGTGATGTGATTAGCTATGATGATGGCCTTCAAGGGCTAGCGCAATTATTAGGACAAGCATAA
- a CDS encoding sigma-54-dependent transcriptional regulator: protein MSNTILVVEDDAGLREALIDTLEMSGIACMAANSAEQAMVLLKKEVFSLVVSDVQMGAMSGLDLLRSIKLNYPDLPVLMMTAYATIDDAVEAMRLGAIDYMAKPFAPEVLLNMVSRYLPEKEKETDGPIVADPSSIQLLELANKVARSDASVMVLGPSGSGKEVLARYIHDKSKRCNEPFVAINCAAIPENMLEATLFGYEKGAFTGAIQACPGKFEQAQGGTILLDEITEMDLGLQAKLLRVLQEREVERLGGRKTIALDVRVLATSNRELKEAVAENQFREDLYYRLNVFPLLWRPLCERPGDIIVLAKHLIERHLSKSKEPMAYLDSSAEQKLLSHSWPGNVRELDNVIQRALILRSGNSIDEHAIFIENLAPTHFVAETKADIEPVKSSLSNAYYDEKAAPADEQKNDLLAVDTGSYKDELKDKEHRIILETLARCQGKRKEVAETLGISPRTLRYKLAQMRDLGISLPA from the coding sequence ATGAGTAACACTATTTTAGTTGTAGAAGATGACGCCGGACTTCGTGAAGCATTAATTGATACGCTTGAAATGTCAGGTATAGCCTGTATGGCCGCCAATAGTGCCGAGCAAGCCATGGTGCTACTAAAAAAAGAAGTATTTTCATTGGTGGTCAGTGATGTACAAATGGGCGCAATGAGCGGCTTGGATTTATTACGTAGTATTAAATTAAATTACCCTGATTTACCCGTACTAATGATGACGGCCTATGCCACTATTGATGATGCTGTAGAGGCTATGCGTTTAGGCGCGATTGATTATATGGCTAAGCCATTTGCACCAGAAGTGCTATTGAATATGGTGAGTCGTTACTTACCAGAAAAAGAAAAAGAAACAGACGGGCCCATTGTCGCCGACCCTAGTAGTATTCAATTACTCGAACTTGCTAATAAAGTTGCTCGATCAGATGCCAGTGTGATGGTTCTTGGGCCAAGTGGCTCTGGTAAAGAAGTACTGGCGCGTTATATTCATGACAAATCAAAACGCTGTAATGAACCGTTTGTTGCGATTAACTGTGCTGCTATTCCTGAAAATATGCTCGAAGCCACTTTATTTGGTTATGAGAAAGGCGCGTTTACCGGTGCTATTCAAGCTTGCCCTGGTAAGTTTGAACAAGCACAGGGCGGTACTATTTTACTTGATGAAATCACCGAAATGGATTTAGGCCTGCAAGCCAAGCTGTTACGTGTACTACAAGAGCGTGAAGTTGAGCGTTTAGGTGGTCGTAAAACCATTGCACTGGATGTACGTGTGCTTGCCACAAGTAACCGAGAGTTAAAAGAAGCGGTTGCTGAAAACCAGTTCCGCGAAGATTTATACTATCGACTCAATGTTTTCCCACTGCTGTGGCGACCACTGTGTGAGCGCCCAGGGGACATTATTGTGTTGGCTAAACATTTGATTGAACGTCACTTAAGTAAAAGCAAAGAGCCAATGGCGTATTTAGATAGCAGTGCAGAGCAAAAACTGCTTAGCCATAGCTGGCCCGGTAACGTACGCGAACTAGATAACGTTATCCAGCGAGCATTAATTTTACGCAGTGGGAATAGTATTGATGAGCATGCTATTTTTATCGAAAATCTAGCCCCAACGCATTTTGTGGCAGAAACTAAAGCTGACATTGAGCCTGTAAAAAGTAGTCTCAGTAACGCTTATTATGATGAAAAAGCAGCGCCTGCAGATGAGCAAAAAAATGATTTGTTAGCCGTCGATACTGGTAGTTACAAAGATGAGCTTAAAGATAAAGAACATCGTATTATTTTAGAAACCTTGGCACGCTGCCAAGGAAAACGCAAAGAGGTCGCCGAAACCTTAGGTATTAGCCCGCGTACTTTACGCTACAAATTAGCACAAATGCGTGATTTAGGTATTTCCCTCCCAGCATAA
- a CDS encoding sensor histidine kinase: MALASVLKPQFISANQYNPCLLQEEYVGELSDLRQQASWLSHLVDTMPAGVIVLDGKGMIAKANQIAIDMLGEPLEGEKWFSVIQRSFRPHQDDGHEVSLKDGRLIKLDITALAPEPGQLILMTDLTETRRLQKRVAHMQRLSALGKMVASLAHQVRTPLSAAMLYAANLGSKRLPEASRGSFHTKLMSRLKDLETQVNDMLLFAKSGDQQVVEQVSMQQLLSEVKAGADAMVALNDSELNVSLPEPDIEIMGNKTALASAIQNLIHNSIQVIGSGAQVHLSALRDMQDPDYVRISVSDNGPGLDLAQTEKIFEPFYTTKSQGTGLGLAVVSSVASAHQGRVEANNNPQGGAIFSMLLPISVTSKLGESQ; encoded by the coding sequence ATGGCCCTTGCAAGTGTGCTAAAACCCCAGTTTATTTCTGCTAATCAGTATAACCCATGTTTACTGCAAGAGGAGTATGTTGGTGAGTTGAGTGATTTGCGTCAACAAGCAAGTTGGCTCTCTCATCTGGTTGATACCATGCCTGCGGGCGTGATTGTACTTGATGGTAAAGGAATGATCGCTAAGGCAAACCAAATAGCTATCGATATGCTCGGCGAGCCATTAGAAGGAGAGAAGTGGTTTAGCGTTATTCAGCGCTCATTTCGTCCTCATCAAGATGATGGTCATGAAGTGTCGTTAAAAGATGGACGCTTAATAAAGCTCGATATTACTGCACTCGCGCCTGAGCCTGGGCAACTTATACTAATGACCGATTTAACCGAAACCCGACGCTTACAAAAGCGAGTCGCGCATATGCAGCGTTTAAGTGCCTTAGGTAAAATGGTTGCGTCTTTAGCTCATCAAGTACGCACACCGTTATCAGCGGCTATGTTGTATGCCGCAAATTTAGGCTCAAAACGCTTACCCGAAGCGTCTCGCGGCAGTTTTCATACTAAATTAATGTCACGTTTAAAAGATTTAGAAACCCAAGTAAACGACATGCTGTTATTTGCTAAAAGTGGTGATCAGCAAGTTGTTGAGCAAGTGTCGATGCAACAGCTACTAAGTGAAGTTAAAGCCGGTGCCGATGCTATGGTAGCGCTCAATGATAGCGAATTAAATGTGAGCTTACCTGAACCCGATATTGAAATTATGGGTAACAAAACAGCATTGGCAAGCGCAATTCAAAACCTAATTCATAATAGTATTCAAGTCATTGGCAGTGGTGCACAAGTACATCTTAGTGCTTTGCGTGATATGCAAGACCCTGATTATGTCCGCATTAGTGTTAGTGATAATGGCCCTGGGCTTGATTTAGCACAAACTGAAAAAATATTTGAACCCTTTTATACCACTAAAAGCCAAGGTACTGGTTTAGGACTTGCCGTTGTAAGTTCAGTGGCCAGTGCACATCAGGGACGTGTTGAAGCAAACAACAACCCACAAGGGGGAGCAATTTTTAGTATGTTGCTACCTATTAGTGTCACATCTAAATTAGGGGAGTCACAATGA